In Listeria cossartiae subsp. cossartiae, one genomic interval encodes:
- a CDS encoding AI-2E family transporter: MKELSSFLQNRSVRRVGVFILIAFVLYLLRSQMNIILLTFIFSYLITRLENFILRRISIYRQIIVLLLYALIAAVIVFVFVKYIPVLADQINQLVKFGNTFLKTDSNNDFINYIVSLANQFDIMKYTEQGVSMILTYLTNVGTVLMNVFIALMLSLFFSLGKEHLVSFTNQFSTSKIAFIYEEVKFFGSKFVATFGKVIEAQFIIALVNAILTTIALWILGFPQLMTLSIMVFLLGLIPVAGVIISLIPLTIIGYSIGGVEYIFYILVVVIIIHALESYVLNPKLMSAKTNLPVFYTFIILIFGEHFFGIWGLIVGIPVVMFFLDVLGVTNQEEIEQPKDTISHT; the protein is encoded by the coding sequence TTGAAAGAGCTTAGTTCATTTTTACAAAATCGCAGCGTACGACGGGTTGGCGTCTTTATTTTAATCGCCTTCGTCTTATACTTACTCAGAAGTCAAATGAATATTATTTTATTAACATTTATTTTTTCTTATCTTATAACACGCCTTGAGAACTTTATTTTACGGAGAATCTCGATTTATCGGCAAATTATTGTCTTGCTACTTTATGCGTTAATTGCCGCTGTCATTGTGTTTGTGTTCGTCAAGTACATTCCTGTTTTGGCGGATCAAATCAATCAATTGGTGAAATTCGGTAATACGTTCTTAAAAACAGATAGCAACAATGATTTCATTAATTATATTGTGAGCTTAGCGAATCAATTTGATATTATGAAATACACAGAGCAAGGGGTTTCGATGATTTTAACGTACTTAACAAACGTCGGGACTGTCTTGATGAACGTGTTTATCGCGCTAATGTTAAGCCTGTTTTTCTCCCTAGGAAAAGAGCATCTAGTTTCCTTTACGAATCAATTTTCTACTAGTAAAATCGCTTTTATCTACGAGGAAGTGAAGTTCTTCGGATCCAAATTTGTTGCGACTTTCGGTAAAGTTATCGAAGCTCAATTTATTATCGCGCTTGTCAATGCAATTTTAACAACGATTGCGCTTTGGATTTTAGGATTCCCGCAATTGATGACTTTATCAATTATGGTATTCTTGCTTGGCTTGATTCCGGTAGCTGGGGTGATTATTTCTCTTATCCCGCTAACGATTATCGGTTATTCCATTGGTGGTGTCGAATACATTTTCTACATTTTAGTAGTCGTTATCATTATCCATGCATTAGAATCTTACGTCCTTAATCCAAAACTTATGTCAGCAAAAACCAATTTACCCGTTTTTTATACTTTCATTATTCTTATTTTCGGAGAGCACTTCTTTGGAATTTGGGGATTAATCGTTGGTATTCCAGTCGTTATGTTCTTCTTAGATGTACTCGGTGTCACGAATCAAGAGGAAATCGAACAGCCAAAAGATACAATCAGTCATACGTAA
- the murB gene encoding UDP-N-acetylmuramate dehydrogenase has translation MNNLQTQFPHITIKLNEPLSNYTYTKTGGVADIFVMPKTIEETQEVVSYCHQNKIPLTILGNGSNLIIKDGGIRGVILHLDLLQTIERNNTQITAMSGAKLIDTAKFALDESLSGLEFACGIPGSIGGALHMNAGAYGGEISDVLEAATVLTQTGELKKLKRSELKAAYRFSTIAEKNYIVLDATFSLALDDKNTIQAKMDELTAARESKQPLEYPSCGSVFKRPPGHFAGKLIQDSGLQGHIIGGAQVSLKHAGFIVNIGGATATDYMDLIAYVQKTVREKFDVELETEVKIIGEDK, from the coding sequence ATGAATAACTTACAAACACAGTTTCCACATATAACAATAAAATTAAATGAACCCTTATCTAACTATACGTATACAAAAACAGGTGGCGTGGCAGACATTTTCGTTATGCCGAAAACAATAGAAGAGACGCAAGAAGTAGTATCTTACTGTCACCAAAATAAAATTCCGTTAACGATTCTTGGTAACGGATCGAATCTTATTATTAAAGATGGCGGAATTCGTGGCGTCATCTTACATCTCGATTTACTCCAAACGATTGAAAGAAACAATACGCAAATTACTGCAATGAGTGGCGCCAAACTTATTGATACAGCAAAATTTGCACTTGATGAGAGCCTTAGTGGGCTCGAATTCGCTTGCGGCATTCCTGGCTCTATTGGTGGAGCACTACATATGAATGCAGGGGCATACGGCGGCGAAATTAGCGATGTTTTAGAAGCAGCAACCGTATTAACCCAAACCGGCGAACTAAAGAAATTAAAGCGCTCTGAGCTAAAAGCAGCGTATCGTTTTAGTACTATTGCAGAGAAAAATTACATCGTGTTAGATGCGACTTTCTCTTTAGCCTTAGATGATAAAAATACTATCCAAGCAAAAATGGATGAACTAACAGCAGCACGTGAATCCAAACAGCCACTTGAATATCCTTCATGTGGTAGTGTATTCAAGCGCCCACCAGGTCATTTTGCCGGTAAACTCATTCAAGATAGCGGCTTACAAGGACATATTATCGGCGGAGCTCAGGTTTCATTAAAACATGCTGGGTTTATTGTAAATATCGGCGGCGCAACTGCCACGGACTACATGGATTTAATCGCATATGTTCAAAAAACTGTCCGCGAAAAATTCGATGTAGAATTAGAAACAGAAGTTAAAATTATTGGCGAAGATAAGTAG
- a CDS encoding ABC transporter ATP-binding protein has protein sequence MIRFDNVSKKYNDDKTAVNNVTLDIKDGEFFVFIGPSGCGKTTTLKMINRLIPLTTGTIYINEKRISDYDIHELRWDIGYVLQQIALFPHMTIEENIAIVPELKKWSKEKIHDRITGLLDSVGLDPESYRNRKPAELSGGEQQRVGVVRALAADPGIILMDEPFSALDPISRQRLQQDISALQKKIKKTIVFVTHDMQEALALGDRICVMQGGEIVQVATPQEIIKNPENDFVKDFLASGHAFNTPILEGSFTVNDLIEADLFYAYQASDGTLGISSKEPVENLVRRIAEEQSIPVTDEAGNFIGTIANKHVMQFLARHLESSGELV, from the coding sequence ATGATTCGTTTTGATAATGTATCAAAAAAATATAACGATGATAAAACCGCTGTAAACAACGTGACCTTAGATATTAAAGACGGCGAGTTCTTTGTTTTCATCGGACCGAGTGGCTGCGGGAAAACAACCACTCTAAAAATGATTAATCGCTTGATTCCACTGACAACTGGAACCATTTATATTAATGAGAAGCGAATTAGTGATTACGATATTCATGAACTTCGCTGGGATATCGGCTATGTATTACAGCAAATTGCACTCTTTCCTCATATGACGATTGAAGAAAATATTGCGATTGTTCCAGAATTAAAGAAATGGAGTAAAGAAAAAATTCACGACCGAATTACGGGATTACTAGATAGTGTTGGCTTAGATCCGGAAAGTTATCGCAATCGTAAACCAGCTGAACTCTCAGGCGGAGAACAGCAACGTGTTGGCGTTGTCCGTGCCCTTGCTGCAGATCCAGGAATTATTCTGATGGATGAGCCATTTAGTGCGCTTGATCCTATCTCTCGCCAACGTTTACAGCAAGATATTTCCGCGCTTCAAAAGAAAATCAAGAAAACGATTGTATTTGTTACGCATGATATGCAAGAAGCTCTAGCACTTGGGGACCGAATTTGCGTAATGCAAGGCGGCGAAATTGTTCAAGTAGCTACCCCGCAAGAAATTATCAAAAATCCAGAGAACGACTTTGTCAAAGATTTCTTAGCTTCTGGTCATGCGTTTAATACGCCGATTTTAGAAGGAAGTTTTACAGTGAATGATTTAATCGAGGCCGATTTGTTTTATGCTTACCAAGCTAGCGACGGTACACTTGGTATTTCTTCCAAAGAACCTGTCGAAAATCTTGTGCGCCGCATTGCTGAAGAACAATCGATTCCGGTTACAGACGAAGCGGGCAATTTTATTGGTACGATTGCAAATAAACACGTGATGCAATTTTTAGCGCGTCATCTGGAAAGTTCAGGTGAGCTAGTATGA
- a CDS encoding ABC transporter permease/substrate-binding protein — protein MNTLLDTFAVRKDELFTALVQHIQISFVSLFIAVLIALPLGIYLTRHKRLAEPIIQVAAIFQTIPSLALLGLLIPLVGIGIVPAIIALVIYALLPILRNTYTGIKEVDPALVEASRAMGMNKWKRLYKVQLPLAMPVIMAGIRTAMVLIIGTATLAALIGAGGLGDLILLGIDRNDNSLILLGAIPAALLAILFDFLLRFLEKASFRSTVITISAGILLTAAIIVVPYFVSDKKEITIAGKLGAEPEILINMYKLVIEDETDLKVNVKPNMGKTSFVFNALKSGDIDIYPEFTGTVLETFLKENAKTHDPEQVYTQARDGLAKDFNMTYLKPMKYNNTYALAVSPEFAKENNLEKISDLGPVSDQVKAGFTLEFKDRSDGYKGIQDKYGLTFSNLKTMEPKLRYNAIKSGDINLLDAYSTDSELAQYKLKVLEDDQQLFPPYQGAPLMLTKTLDKYPELKKPLNKLAGKITDDEMRKMNYEVNVNGKSAYTVAKDYLQDQGIIK, from the coding sequence ATGAATACACTTTTAGATACATTTGCTGTCCGTAAAGATGAACTGTTCACGGCTTTAGTGCAACATATTCAAATTTCTTTCGTATCCCTATTTATCGCTGTGTTAATTGCGCTACCACTTGGTATTTACTTAACTAGACACAAACGTCTTGCTGAGCCAATTATTCAAGTAGCTGCCATTTTCCAAACGATTCCTTCCCTTGCCCTACTGGGATTATTAATTCCGCTTGTTGGTATTGGGATTGTTCCGGCGATTATCGCGCTTGTTATTTATGCCCTTTTGCCGATTTTAAGGAATACATATACTGGGATAAAAGAAGTCGATCCAGCTCTTGTCGAAGCTTCACGCGCCATGGGAATGAACAAATGGAAACGACTTTACAAAGTTCAATTGCCACTTGCAATGCCTGTAATTATGGCTGGTATTCGTACAGCGATGGTATTAATCATCGGTACCGCAACACTCGCTGCATTAATAGGCGCTGGTGGACTTGGGGACTTGATTTTACTAGGGATTGACCGCAATGATAATAGTTTGATTTTGCTTGGTGCCATTCCAGCAGCATTACTCGCTATCTTGTTTGATTTCCTATTGCGTTTCCTTGAAAAAGCATCCTTTAGAAGTACTGTAATTACGATTTCAGCAGGGATTTTACTGACTGCAGCAATCATTGTCGTTCCTTATTTTGTGTCCGATAAAAAAGAAATTACGATTGCTGGTAAATTAGGTGCTGAGCCAGAAATTTTGATTAATATGTACAAGTTGGTTATTGAAGACGAAACCGATTTAAAAGTCAATGTGAAGCCTAATATGGGTAAAACAAGCTTCGTTTTTAATGCCTTAAAATCAGGTGATATTGATATTTATCCTGAATTTACGGGAACAGTGTTGGAAACCTTCTTAAAAGAAAATGCGAAAACACATGATCCTGAGCAAGTTTATACGCAAGCACGTGATGGTTTAGCAAAAGATTTCAACATGACTTACTTAAAACCAATGAAATATAACAATACTTATGCGCTAGCAGTTTCACCTGAATTTGCTAAAGAAAATAATTTGGAAAAAATATCGGATCTCGGTCCAGTATCCGACCAAGTGAAAGCAGGATTCACACTTGAGTTCAAAGACCGTTCGGATGGCTATAAAGGCATTCAAGATAAATACGGCCTGACTTTTTCAAACTTGAAAACAATGGAACCGAAACTGCGCTATAATGCGATTAAATCTGGGGATATTAACTTGTTAGATGCTTATTCGACAGATAGCGAACTAGCACAGTATAAATTAAAAGTGCTGGAAGATGATCAGCAACTCTTCCCTCCTTATCAAGGGGCACCACTTATGCTGACAAAAACGTTGGATAAATATCCAGAACTGAAAAAACCATTAAACAAACTCGCTGGGAAAATTACAGACGATGAAATGCGCAAAATGAACTACGAAGTCAATGTAAATGGTAAATCAGCTTATACTGTTGCTAAGGATTACTTACAAGATCAAGGTATCATTAAATAA
- a CDS encoding Nramp family divalent metal transporter produces MKKEKTERTKQSWRKAQNAPSLSEVNNSVAIPKNAKFFRKLFAFMGPGALIAVGYVDPGNWATSIAGGSEFGYTLLSVILISNILAVLLQSLASKLGIVTGRDLAQASSDHFSKPFGFVLWILAELAIIATDIAEVIGSAIALNLLFGIPLIWGVCITALDIFLVLFLQHKGFRYIEVIVITLMVTILVCFGAEMVMSHPDMQAIAKGFIPQSEIVTNPAMLYIALGILGATVMPHNLYLHSSIVQTRQYARTKEGKKEAIRFSFIDSTFSLTIALLINASILILAAAAFYTTGQHNVAGIEDAYKLLNPTLGSSIASTVFAVALLASGQNSTLTGTLAGQIVMEGFLNIRLKPVVRRLLTRVLAIVPAVIITALYGANGINELLIFSQVILSMQLSFAVIPLVMFTSDKQKMGEFVNPTWLKIISWAVAIFIAVLNIYLLFYTLTSL; encoded by the coding sequence ATGAAAAAAGAGAAAACAGAACGCACCAAACAAAGCTGGAGAAAAGCACAAAATGCTCCCAGCTTGAGTGAAGTAAATAATTCCGTAGCCATTCCCAAAAATGCGAAATTCTTCCGCAAATTATTTGCTTTTATGGGGCCAGGCGCTCTTATCGCGGTAGGTTATGTCGATCCAGGGAATTGGGCAACTTCTATTGCCGGCGGATCAGAATTCGGCTACACTTTATTATCTGTTATTTTAATTTCTAATATTTTAGCTGTTTTATTACAATCACTTGCCTCTAAATTAGGTATCGTTACTGGCCGAGATTTAGCGCAGGCATCTAGTGATCATTTTTCGAAACCGTTTGGCTTTGTCCTTTGGATATTAGCCGAACTAGCAATTATTGCCACTGATATTGCAGAAGTTATCGGTAGTGCGATTGCGCTTAATTTACTATTTGGAATCCCGTTAATTTGGGGTGTTTGTATTACTGCATTGGATATTTTTCTCGTGCTATTTTTACAACACAAAGGTTTCCGTTATATCGAAGTCATTGTCATTACCTTGATGGTTACCATTTTAGTATGTTTCGGAGCGGAAATGGTGATGTCACATCCAGATATGCAAGCAATCGCCAAAGGTTTTATCCCACAATCAGAAATCGTAACTAATCCGGCTATGCTTTATATTGCACTTGGTATTCTTGGTGCGACTGTCATGCCACATAATTTATATTTGCATTCATCTATCGTCCAAACAAGACAATACGCGCGCACAAAAGAAGGGAAGAAAGAGGCAATTCGTTTTTCATTTATCGATTCCACTTTTTCCTTAACGATTGCTTTATTAATTAATGCATCGATTTTAATTTTAGCTGCAGCAGCTTTTTATACTACCGGGCAACATAATGTAGCTGGAATTGAGGATGCTTATAAGTTACTCAATCCAACACTTGGTAGCAGTATTGCCAGTACTGTTTTTGCCGTCGCTTTACTTGCATCAGGTCAAAACTCTACATTAACAGGTACGCTAGCTGGTCAAATCGTCATGGAAGGTTTCTTGAATATCCGTTTAAAACCAGTCGTTCGTCGTTTACTAACACGTGTGCTAGCAATTGTTCCAGCGGTTATTATTACAGCCTTATACGGAGCAAACGGAATAAATGAACTACTTATTTTTAGCCAAGTTATTCTCTCGATGCAACTATCATTTGCCGTTATTCCTTTAGTTATGTTTACAAGTGATAAACAGAAAATGGGCGAATTCGTTAACCCAACCTGGTTAAAAATCATTTCTTGGGCCGTTGCGATTTTCATTGCCGTCTTAAATATCTATTTATTATTCTATACTTTAACGTCTTTATAA